taaaatttctagTCTTCAAAATCTTCTTTTAAAGCTTTTGATTTTTGAACTTATGATTTCAAAACTTATTAATAGCTGTGTTTAATGATTTGGAGATTTGGATACAAATTAAAAAGAGGTAGTCATAGAACAAAACTTCCttatttaagtaaattaaaagcattaaattcttttgtttattattattttatattaattttataatcaaattgattataaataaaataaagtctaaacgtaatattttttataattataaaatgatttaaatacttgatttgaattttgattggtttataattttaaattgattaacaAAAGGcgtaataaaaattgaaatttgaaagaaacTGATTATTTTAAAAGTTGTACAAGTAAGATggtttgaattatatattgattgAAGTTTGTTTTAAAGGAGCAATTCATTGCCGTTTTAACATTGATAAGCTGATCCCACCATTAGAGCTGTTATAAGTTCGATTATCCCTCTAAACTTGTAGATCTGGATCAGATCTGGTCATCAAAAGAAATCAAAACTTTCACAATTACGGCGAATTCTTTAATTAAATATGCCTAGTTAATCTGGATTTCTGCTATGCCATGTTAAATCCATCAGAGATTACTTCGAGTAATGACGACTTTCTTTCTCCTTTTATATGTTTTGTATCATATGGCATGCTAAGATGGTTTGTAATAATTAATGGTTATTTTCTGCTGTGCTTGTAGGATGGCTCACCGCGATAAAGGTCTTCTTAATTCTACTCTTATCCAAGACACGTTCGAGGGTCGAAGCCAGTTGAAAACACAGGAAAGCAAATGTTACTTCCTCAAAGATCTTGAGATTAGaacgagaaaaaaaaaaaagagcgtAAGGGCATAAAACCAGAGCAACTGCTAACCTCTGTGCTACGATAGTGTGTGAATGGGGTACCAAATAGCTTCGATCTTGATTTTTACCAGGGTCTCTTCCATTCATCTTGTCCACAAGGACCACAACTTCGTCGATGTTGGTATGAGAGGTAATAAGCGTGTGGGAGTGTGTGTGTATATAATATGTTCTCTTTTCTTTTAAGTATGAAGAGAAGTGGAAAAAGACATGTTGAGCATTGTTACCGGATTCCAGATAAAGAACAAGTTGCACTTCAAACAATTAATAATGATTGATTGATTGCAATGTAATATTTTACCTGCATTTTGAAAACATTCAAAATATGAGCATCAACCATCTTTAATACAGCCATAATTTTTTTTGGCTTGATCACAAATTTGTTCATTAATATTTGCATATTTTGTTAAAATGAccttaattgtatttttgaacattttttgACCAtcgacctttttttttttcaatctactTTTTCTATAAGATTTAATGAAACAGGGATGATGTAAAATATcatatgtggaatatttttaatgagataatatttattacttaaataaccaaataagataattacatatgaaaaataataaaataaataaataatacattaaattaaaaaataactcttaattttaaaaaataaacataattatctaaaaaaattaaatcagtaGAAAAACTTCTCAATaaacaaacatataaaaaattaaaactttttgaaagaaaagaaagattgaaaccttaaatttattcattaaatttgttaaaaagaacaaaggttgatggctaaaaaaggctcaaaaatacaattaaaactattttgaaaaaatatacaaatattagtgaccaaatttatcattaattcttttttttttgataaaattaaaatcatgattgactaaataaattttaaagttaatcATCTTTAAACCTACTATAATAAGCTAAACAAAAAGTAATgataaaaattactattttaatcatttctaggcatacattttaaaattaatcaatataaatacaaaaatatataagaaaaattatttgatacacttTAAGTGGAGTTTTTTAAACTTCACAAGAGTTTAAGAGTTCAACAAGTGTATTATAaagtgtaataaaaaaataaaaaattaattacataaataaatatgacACTTATCACACTCAACTcatttgtgaagtttaaaaaacTCCACCAACAATGTATCAATTAATTAtccaaaatataattcatatatttaaaatatatataattctattaaaaataaataaatgtcaaaTAAGAGTTTTAACGTATGAGATGTAGAACATACTTTCAACGAGGATGCACTGCACAGTCTAATTTTGTCATTTACATCCATTTCATAGAAAACTAAGATACGTGACTAACAAAATGTCTTTTTGCACTATACAATTTCCTATAAATGGCACTATGTTACATCTTAACCCTCAAAAACCTCAACTCTTGATAGCAAATATATCCATTTTttacataatattatatatatatatatccaactcCAGATCacctaaaaacaaaaaagaaCCCAAATAATCACGCAGAACCCAATAGCATCTTCTCAAATGCATAAACAACCATGCTCCTACAGCATTTGACCAAAGTCCAAATGCTCTAAAACTACACAAAAACTGCATCCTGTTATAGTGAGTTCAACTCTTCCTATGTTTGTACAGTTGAGTATGTACGCAAAAGTTAGAAGGTCACTCGCTTCACGAAATTGGTACAAGGGCAATCTCCTTGATAAGCCGTTAAAAAGCTTCTGACTCCACATCAGCATCTTTGTCTTTAGCGCCACCTGAAGAATTACCCGAATTCAACCCATTTGGCTGTCGGATAATATTCAAACTGGAGTGCAAATGCTCTGTGATGCCCTACCAAAAACTCCATTATCGTTATTATTAAGCATCATGTATATAACCAGCCTTAGGGTGGGTTTAGGGCGACGGTGCGGTGCGAtgtgtttagcttactttttgtctcacgctacagtatctaatctcaccgacaccgctatttttacactaacagcAGATAAACGCACCACCCATCTAAACTCACCCTTAGTCTTAAATGGAAAAAGATAGCATCTGCTAGTTGAGCAGATTAAAAAATGGTGTCACTTGATGGAAATACTACGAATGAAATGCATGCCAAAGAAATTTCAACGTGTGGGTTATAATACAGCTGAAAGAACAACAAATATTAATGCTACCTGATCACCATTATCTGGGCCTTCTGAGTGAAAGAGAATTGGGCGACAGCGTTTATCTTCATTCATCAAGCTTGAATTCTGGAAATGGGCAACAAGAGCCACCTTTCCCTGGATTCGAGCATATGCCAAAGAAGCAACTTTCTCACTATTAAACTTCTCCCATTTCTTTCCATTAAATGCCTGCATAAGATtgctaaaataaatgaatccaaaGAAAACATTCTGAGTCTTCAGTAAGAAGCTCGCCCTTCTCTTCAATTGTAAGCACAAATTTTCTAATTGAGAGAATACATTAAATCCAAACAGACCTAAGCAAACCTATCATATCCAAACAGTCCTAGGCACACCTATCATATAAGCTAAAAAAATAACCTCATAAAATGGAATAATGTGTGAAGGAGAGAGCATATTGATGAAGGCATAGCCCACATTGCACTTATTCTGCACCGCAAATGGGAATATTTATTAGttgcaattgatttttttttcctgcAATTAATAAAGACAGCCTAAACTGCCTATCACAACATCAAAGTATTACCTTAAAATCAATGGGCAAATAGAGAAAATCATAAGTTCCTTGGTGATTTTCATCAATGGCTGCCAGCAACATCTTTGAGGTATATCTGAGGATCATTATGGAATAGAAATTTTCAAGTTACCACATCAgtatttcaaacatataaatagcCATTTAATATTCATGAACCAGAAGAGTAAAGAGGATGGACTGACTTATTTGGAATGTTTTTTATCATTAGGGTTGTCCGAATATCTTCGCCACTAACAATTTTGTCCAAGTCCAGCTGAAACTGCTTTTTGTTATCAAGCTGGTTCCCATTATTTTCAACTTGTCTGCTCCGTCCATTCTCAGCCAATCCCTCCATACTATTATGTAGTCCTTGGAAAGGGCCATTGCCCAAAAATACAGGACTTAACCTAGGTAAAGACATCATTCTCATACTTGAACTATTCTCAGACACGTTCCATGGAATGCTAATACCTGAACTCGTAGCAGCACGGGAACCCCTATTAACCATAAAACCTCGATTATTCTGGCCTACACCTAGGCCTCCAAAGGCAGCAGGGTTCGTGAGTGAAGTATCTGATGATTTGGGGAAGAAACCAAAGTGTCTTCCAAGAGGAACACCAGATGGAGCAGACCCAATGTGATGATGACCATAGTGGGGGGATGAGCCTGAGAAAGACACTTGCTGACCTGAGTATGGAAAGCCATGTCCCTTTCCATTGGATGAAAACGGATGTCCCATAGATGACTTTGGCCAGACTGATGGGTTGGTTTGATCTGTATATGAATTTGAATTTCCCCAAAGGAACTGTGACCCAGATAATGTTTCCATACTGGAACCATTTGAAGGACCAAAAGTAGTTATCGTTCCATGATATTGGCTCAACTTTGGCTCCGGCAATGAATGGGAAAGTTGGAATCCAGTTTCATGGGTTGAATTTGTACTGGTAAATGAATAATCTACATGACCACCCCTCCCTAGGTCCCTGCCAATAGGTGCAACTTTTATGGAATTTGACCCTTGAGGGAGCAGAATAGAAGCCAGACCAGGTAAATGGTTACTGGGTGCTGAGCTCATGGTCCTGAAAACAGGGGACTTACTAAGAGAATGCATAGGGCTATGTTCCATAGGACTGTTAAACTGTGCCCAGCCACCTGTCCGGAATATTGCAACATCCTCagtcaaaacacaatcaaactgTAATGTCCATAGGACTGTAAAATAGCCTTACCTGGAGGAGAATTAGCTATTGGGGAACCAACTTGATGTCTAAACCCCCGAGACTCTTCTTGTTCAAGCTCTTGACTTAGTTGCAGCATCAAGCTAGAagttgaaaaagatgataaataaaaatttatcattgCCATACTtccaaaaaaaacaaagaaaggaATCAAACAAGCAAATTTGAATAGAAAGAGTGTTGATCAAGCATGATGCAGCTAAGATTAAAGATCCAGGTAACCACACTCCTGCAAGGCCATAACTAAAGTAGTTCCCATTGTTTTGGTTCCCTTTGATGGCCTAAATTTATAATCCAAGTAATTTACCTCATCCAATTACAACCAATGCATACATGTAAAAATTTAACACTGTAGCAAAATTGCACACATGCAGAAACTGATTTGCTCTCTTGCCCAAGTGCCAGAAGAATGAATAGAAGACACTATCAGGTTACACTCAGACAAAATGCACACTCCAATGCTCTCATAGTGCCAACATAATGACAACGAACTTATTTCAAATGGAAAACAtgattatcaaataaataaatatgaaaatttttatatattagtatTAATAGAAGAATAAAGCCTAAGATACACCCACCTGCGACGAGCTCCTCCAGGGCGACTAGGTTCAAGCTTAATTCGTTTACCAGCTATGTCACTTCTATTAAGTGACTTAAGAGCTTGTTCTGCAGCtctaacatcataaaactcaacgAACTTATGGTGTCGCTTGTGTGGCGTTTCCCTTATCTGCTTTTACACAATGAATAAAGCATTGCAGAAAGGTTAAACATGCAGCCTCAGGTTAGAAGCAAGGAAAATATTTTGAATAAGGAAAAAGCATCACCTCTTTAACCTCGCCATAAACCCCAAATATTTGAAGAAGATCTTCATTTGAAACTGATGGGTCCAAATTAAAAACTACCAAAGTTCCTTGATTAATATCCTTCTCTGATGGATTATCCTGGTGAGGGTTAGGAGAAAAAAGTAAAATGGAGAGGCGGTTATTAACAAAAACAATTTGATAAAACAAATTATTGGGATTAAAAAAATGCTCTAGACCTTAGGAATTGAGAAGTGAATGTCAAGTTTTCTCCGCCTTAATGGCTTGTTCTGTAATGCACGCATAGCTGTTCGAGCAGCACGAATGTCATAATACGATATCATCACAAAGCCTCGGTGTTTACATGCAGTGTACAGAGTTCTAATATCACCATATTGCTGCAAAAAAGGGGAAATATTATAGCACTCAGATTAGAAAGATAGGAAGTAACTTGAATTAGTTCTCAAACCCTCATAGGAGCTAAGAAACAACAGGTTTGGGTCAACAACAGCAGTCCAACAATTCAAACTCACACTTTAGAATTTAAAGGGACGTGTTTAACTCTAAAATACATGCAATACTTTTAGCTCGAAAACTGGAAGGTATTACATAAGCACTCGCAGCATCTAAAACCTACATTTTTGGTTCTAAAGGTAATGTATTCTTTCTAGCAATGCATATGTCAAAAAGGAAACAATATAATGTAAATGTTTAGAAAAGCAGGATACAATTTTACTAGCAGCCCTAAGGTCATATCATCAGAAGAATTTTAAGATTCAATTACCTCAAAAAGAGCTCGTAGTTCTGAATCCTCGACATTGCTATTTATGTTCCGAACAAATAATGTCCTTGAAGGATGTTCCCCATATGGATGTTCCCCATATGGATGTTCCCCAGCAATGGTTCCAACACCATTTGGAAGACTATAATGGGGTACGCTATTTCCAACAACAGCATCAGCAAGACTCACTTTTGCCATGCCAATGGTCAGACTCTCTTGTGgatcaacttccagttccatgcCGCCTCCACTACCAAAAAGATCACACTCCTCCAAATCTTCAACTGAACTAGGCAACCCATTTAAGTCAAAGTCATCAATTATGCCTGCTAAAAGTTCATTCTCATCATCAGGAAGCAAGTTTCCAAGTGCATTAGCTTTGATGTCTCCAAGAGGTGCATTGCCCTCCACATCTTGATGGAGATTATTTAGATCAGATGTGATAACATCAAGAGATTGGTAACTCTGATCCGTATCATTTAAGTTCACTGCGCAGAATCAAAATCAGGTCAGACTTTCTTAATACATTAGATTGTCTTTGAAGAACAGATGACACTTACACTTCTCATGTGGAAAAACAGGCAATGAACTAGAGAAAAGGGTAGCATCACTTGGGGCATGGTGGATGTCAGAACCAGAAAAAATTCCCCATGCACTTCCCACTGTCTTAGATTCATTTGCCCCTGGAATCTTAGTATGATCTACACCATGATTAACAAGACCGTCAAATGAGAATATAAACTTCGCGGAATAACAGCATAAAATGAACAATTGAGAAATTTACCTGAAGCTGAATGGTCGTCAGACGGCTTCATAGCATTGCCTTTTTCTGCCAAGAACAAGGAAATAGTATACCACCAAGAACAGCAAGAAACACAAAAGCTCAAAATTATTCTGAGAGGAACATGAAAAAGTACAGAATAAAGACCTGCATAATGAACTCACACCGTGACAGGGTATACAATGgcataaataatataaagtaaaatCCAAAGCTTTATGCCTAAATATGTTGCAATTTGCAAGACTTCAAATCGGAAATCAAGTTCCAGTAAAATTCAAAACTGTAACATTTTCCAactattttcataaatcattacTCCTAAatatcaattcaaaatttataactaTCTAAAAGACATAACAACTAtatcaaagaaacaaaaaaaaaaaatcggcACAATTAGAATTaacaaaaaaacccaaaaaaaacccaaatattattattaaataagcAATAACTTTTGATTAAATAATCAAAAACCAAGCAATACACAGAAAACTTGTTATAAAAGTTACTAAAACACGAAAACTCAACTCACTTgctcaaaaaagaaaagaaaaaaagttaaccCTGGGTTCGCATTGACCCAATAATGATATCAGtacattaaaattaaatgaaataatgaaaaagCCCACCAAACAGTAAATTGAACCGTActtctaaaattcaaatataataataaaaaatccaCCAGAAGAGTGAATAGATAAGAGAGAAGATTACCTGAATGTTTGAGTAACTACAGCCAATTTGGGAAAGGAATTAACCGATTTTCAGTGAAAGAAAAAACATATATCTGCCACGATCATCACATACAAAAACAGAGTGACGTGAAGATCTTCTCACTCTAAAAGACTTTTAATGGGATTTTTTAACTTCtaataaattgaaaaagagaaatgatGATGATTGGACGAATGGAGTTAAAAAGAGCAGAGAATGattgagagagagggagagagaaagAGGAACTGTGTTGTGAACTTAAAAAAAGGGGGATTTAACtgtatttaaatgtgtttttggAATCCATAAacacctttctttcttttttatacaAGGAAAATGCTAAAAAAATACTCAAATAGCTTACTAATTTACTATACGTGGGGTGGATAGAGTTGTTGAACCTGACCTTTGACCTCGAGTTTGAGATTAAATTACAGAATTATCATTGAGTTGAAGTTGTAAGGAATGTGGGGAATGAGGATGATGACGTCATAATGCTTCGAGTCAATTTGCAATGAAAAATTAGGTTTTCTTATTCAAATatcctaaaatatatatttctcattatagattttaaatttaaaaattataatatacttCGAAgcttttgtattatttatatatttattatttattctatttacttttatttttaataatttttttttctttttagaatatAAGAATTGAAAccctctatttttttaatttaaaatcttaaatctaattattaatattattaaaaaatttattaaattatagacctaaatttactcaattcacaaccatttgacaaaaaataatatcataataaacctaaatttaataaaaaaatttaacaatgttgATAATTCTTAAAATTCCCACcaatattttaactaaaataaaatatttagattaattaatagtATTATAAGCGTTGagatatcaaattatataaaaaaggtaaaaaattgaAATCTCTTCAAgcagaatataaaaattaaaattgaaatttaatattttatataatataaaaaaataaaagattatttaaTCAGTACATTAATAATGTAGAAAATATTTGATGCGTGTTGTAAAAGGTCGGCATTAAATAGtagtataaatttatatataatgcaacattttcttgatatttttttaaGTGGAATATCTCCTTAAAAAATAGTaaatgtttgtttttatttataaattaaagtatgggtatgaaatatttaaaatgctaTGTGAAATTGTTCACATCGATCTAATATATAGAAGatgaaattttagttttcctctagattaaaaaaaaaacattttttttcttttatttggaactaaatatataaagtgggggaaattaaaatttatcttccctttgtttgttctttttattgataaaaaaataaatattctcaACAATATTATTTTAGGCATTTTAACACTCATGCTTTCATTTATGAAAATTCGCTAGTTCTCACCAATTTTTTCGAGGCTTTAGAAGCTTGTTCTATTAAAGAAGCACCATAAGAAACTTTATAGTCAATGTCTAATGTTGATTTTGTTAGTAGTAACCTTAAAGGGTTTGAGAAAGCATTGTATTGGAAATTTATGAGAAACAAATTCCacacacaaaaataataatatttttaaaaaagtatttaaataaaaaaacaaaaaaaataatactagtaaaattccttatttaattaaatttttgatatttaatattatattttaattaatgtcACCAAGCAAGAGTTAATTCTTTTTTGTCATAATCGTTGATTTGGTTCCAAGCCTCAAAATATAATAGTCAAAactcaaattctaaattttaatatttcaatacaAAACTTTAATCACTTACCTTATTATTTTTGTCAAAGTATGTAGGCACTTCTgtaaatagaaatttgaaaattaaactgTGTTCAAAggggaaaattaaaaataaaattattataaaattttgatccGGCTAATTACAGATTACTTGTACGTTAACAATGCACCCCAAAGTC
The sequence above is drawn from the Gossypium hirsutum isolate 1008001.06 chromosome A05, Gossypium_hirsutum_v2.1, whole genome shotgun sequence genome and encodes:
- the LOC107951007 gene encoding protein MEI2-like 5 isoform X1, with translation MKPSDDHSASDHTKIPGANESKTVGSAWGIFSGSDIHHAPSDATLFSSSLPVFPHEKLNLNDTDQSYQSLDVITSDLNNLHQDVEGNAPLGDIKANALGNLLPDDENELLAGIIDDFDLNGLPSSVEDLEECDLFGSGGGMELEVDPQESLTIGMAKVSLADAVVGNSVPHYSLPNGVGTIAGEHPYGEHPYGEHPSRTLFVRNINSNVEDSELRALFEQYGDIRTLYTACKHRGFVMISYYDIRAARTAMRALQNKPLRRRKLDIHFSIPKDNPSEKDINQGTLVVFNLDPSVSNEDLLQIFGVYGEVKEIRETPHKRHHKFVEFYDVRAAEQALKSLNRSDIAGKRIKLEPSRPGGARRSLMLQLSQELEQEESRGFRHQVGSPIANSPPGGWAQFNSPMEHSPMHSLSKSPVFRTMSSAPSNHLPGLASILLPQGSNSIKVAPIGRDLGRGGHVDYSFTSTNSTHETGFQLSHSLPEPKLSQYHGTITTFGPSNGSSMETLSGSQFLWGNSNSYTDQTNPSVWPKSSMGHPFSSNGKGHGFPYSGQQVSFSGSSPHYGHHHIGSAPSGVPLGRHFGFFPKSSDTSLTNPAAFGGLGVGQNNRGFMVNRGSRAATSSGISIPWNVSENSSSMRMMSLPRLSPVFLGNGPFQGLHNSMEGLAENGRSRQVENNGNQLDNKKQFQLDLDKIVSGEDIRTTLMIKNIPNKYTSKMLLAAIDENHQGTYDFLYLPIDFKNKCNVGYAFINMLSPSHIIPFYEAFNGKKWEKFNSEKVASLAYARIQGKVALVAHFQNSSLMNEDKRCRPILFHSEGPDNGDQGITEHLHSSLNIIRQPNGLNSGNSSGGAKDKDADVESEAF
- the LOC107951007 gene encoding protein MEI2-like 5 isoform X2, which translates into the protein MKPSDDHSASDHTKIPGANESKTVGSAWGIFSGSDIHHAPSDATLFSSSLPVFPHEKLNLNDTDQSYQSLDVITSDLNNLHQDVEGNAPLGDIKANALGNLLPDDENELLAGIIDDFDLNGLPSSVEDLEECDLFGSGGGMELEVDPQESLTIGMAKVSLADAVVGNSVPHYSLPNGVGTIAGEHPYGEHPYGEHPSRTLFVRNINSNVEDSELRALFEQYGDIRTLYTACKHRGFVMISYYDIRAARTAMRALQNKPLRRRKLDIHFSIPKDNPSEKDINQGTLVVFNLDPSVSNEDLLQIFGVYGEVKEIRETPHKRHHKFVEFYDVRAAEQALKSLNRSDIAGKRIKLEPSRPGGARRSLMLQLSQELEQEESRGFRHQVGSPIANSPPGGWAQFNSPMEHSPMHSLSKSPVFRTMSSAPSNHLPGLASILLPQGSNSIKVAPIGRDLGRGGHVDYSFTSTNSTHETGFQLSHSLPEPKLSQYHGTITTFGPSNGSSMETLSGSQFLWGNSNSYTDQTNPSVWPKSSMGHPFSSNGKGHGFPYSGQQVSFSGSSPHYGHHHIGSAPSGVPLGRHFGFFPKSSDTSLTNPAAFGGLGVGQNNRGFMVNRGSRAATSSGISIPWNVSENSSSMRMMSLPRLSPVFLGNGPFQGLHNSMEGLAENGRSRQVENNGNQLDNKKQFQLDLDKIVSGEDIRTTLMIKNIPNKYTSKMLLAAIDENHQGTYDFLYLPIDFKNKCNVGYAFINMLSPSHIIPFYEAFNGKKWEKFNSEKVASLAYARIQGKVALVAHFQNSSLMNEDKRCRPILFHSEGPDNGDQSICTPV